From the genome of Streptomyces sp. JH34:
GGGTGACGGGACCGGCTACACCGCCGGCATAGTCGGCTTCTGCTCCGGTACGAACGACATGCTGCAACTGGTCGAGGCCTACACCGAGGAGCACCCGGACAATCCGCTCGCCGCGTTCCTCCCCGCCCTGCGCGAGGTGGACGGCACGGACTCGCACGAGGGCCTGGACCCCGGCTTCACCGACGCGTGGCGCCGGGCGGCGGAGGACCAGGCCTTCCGGGACGCCCAGGACGCGACGCGCGACCGGCTGTACTTCGAGCCCGCGGTCCGGCTGGCGAAGATGGACGGCCTCGGCACCCTGGGCCAGTTCGTCTACTACGACGCGATGGTCCTGCACGGCCCGGGCGTGGAGGCGAACGGCTTCTACGGCATCCGGGACGCGGCGATGGAGTCGGCGGACACGGCGGCGGAGGGCGGCGACGAGACCTCGTACCTGAACGCCTTCCTCGACGAGAGCCGGTCGGCGATCAAGGCCCGCAAGGTGCAGCGCGACACGACGCGGATCGACACGGCACAGCGGGTGTTCCTGCGCGAGGGCAACCTCGGACTGGAGAAGCCGCTGGTGTGGCGGGTCTACGGGGAGACCTTCCGGATCACGTGACGGGGCGCGCCGACCGGTGACGGGCCACTCGGCGGACGGTAGGCCGGTCCCGGCGTACCGCACCGTCCCGGGACCGCCGGTCCTCAGCCCCGGCTGCGCCGGCCTCTGCGCAGCCGGTCCCGCTCCTTCTCGGAGAGGCCGCCCCAGACGCCGAAGCGCTCGTCGTGGGTGAGCGCGTACTCCAGGCAGGCGACCCGGCCCTCGCAGGCGTTGCACAACTGCTTGGCCTCACGGGTGGAGCTGCCCGGCGCCGGGAAGAAGAACTCCGGCCCGGCCTGCGCGCACAGCGCGGTCTCCTGCCAGGTGAGCTCGTCGGTCATGGTGTTGATCGGCATGACGCACACGATGCCCGGTGGCGATAAACATGTGATCAACGATGGTTCAACGACCGGTCCGGCCGCAGGCTCCGCGCGCCCGGCGGGGCCGGTCTCACGGGGATTCCCGCAGGTCGGGAACCTACGGCATCGGAGCGGGCTTGATCAATGCGAAGGTCGCTCCCGCCGGGTCGGCGAGGGTCGCGATCCGGCCGACTTCCGGCAGATCCGTGGCGGCCATGGTCACCCGCCCGCCCAGCCGCTCCGCGGCGGACACCGTGGCGTCGGTGTCGTCCACGGCGAAGTACGGCAGCCAGTGCGGTCCGGCCGCGGTCTCGCTCGGCACCTGGTCGAGGGGCACGAGTCCCCCGAAGGCGGACTCGTCGTTGTCCGTGCCCGCGGGCCGGACGACCGTGTAGGAACCACCGGGGAAGCTCATCTGGTTGGTCTGCCATCCGAAGACCGTGTGGAAGAACGCGGCCGCCGAGGGCACGTCCGGGGTGTACAGCTCGGACCAGATCAAAGAACCGGGTTCCATGATCATGCCGAGGCCGGGGTTCGTGCCGGGCTGCCAGACCCCGAAGTACGCGCCGTTGTTGTCGGTGAAGCCGCCCATGCGTCCGTAGTCGAGCACGTCCATCGGCGGGAAGGCCGCCGTGCCCCCGGCCTGCTCGACCGTCCGGGCGGTGGCGTCGGCGTCGGGGGTCTGGAAGTAGACCGACCAGGAGGGCTTTCCCTGGCCCTCGGGCACGGTCATCACGCCCGCGACGGTCCTGCCCCGCAGTTGGTACGTCCCGTAGCCGCCGGTCTCGGGGCCGCCGGGCAGCAGCTCCCAGCCGAAGAGGCCGTTGTAGAAGGTCGTGGCCGCGTCGATGTCGGGCGTGCCGAGATCGACCCAGTCGGGGGCGCCGGTCTCGAAGGACGGGTCGAGCATGGTGTGCTCCTCGGGCGGATCCTGTGCCTCGCGTGGTCCTCACGCCAGGCTTCGCTCACCCTCCGAGTCTGGCACCGGGCACGGACCACCGCAGTTCCGGCGTGCCGGCCGGGCGGGGGGCCGGCCGGCCGGGGGGCCGGCGCCGGAAGCACCGTCTCAGCGACCGCCCTCCCGACGGGCCGGGGCGCCGGGGCCGGACCTCAGTGTCCGTGCTCCTCCGCCGCGCCTGCCGCGTGGTGCGGCGGGTCGTACCCGGGGACCGTGCCGTCCGCCTTGGCGACGAGCAGCAGTCCGGCCATCCCCATGTCGGAGTGGCTCTGGACGTGACAGTGGTACATCCAGGCACCCGCCCCCACGTGTTCGCCGGCGATGATCTGGAAGCCGAAGGAGTCGGCGGGGCCGCAGATCTTCGTGTCGACCACACGGCTGGGGTCGTCGGGGCCGGTCAGCAGCCCCGTCCTGTTGTCCGCCCAGCGGTGCCCGTGGATGTGGAACGTGTGGTAGTACTCGCCGTGCGTGATCATCACGACCTCGACCCGGTCGCCCACGGTGGCCTCGAAGTTCGGACTCTCGTGGGCCGCCTTGTTGTTGATCGTCATGTCGTTGAAGACGATCGTGATCGTCCTGTCCGGCAGGACGTCCCCCTTGCGGCGCACGACGAGGGGCCCGTACAGGCCCTTGCGGATGCCGCCCGTGCCGTGGTCGGTGCCGACGACGTGGTCGTGGTAGTGCCAGTAACCGGCGCTGCCCGCCTGCCAGGTGCCGTCCTTGCGGCGGCCCGGGGCATGGGTGCGCCAGGTGTAGGTGCGGGTGCCGCCCGGCTCGACGTGACTCCGGTTCATCCGGGTGCCGTCACTCGCGATGTCGTAGTCGACGCCGTGCACATGGAGGCTGGCGTCGACGTCCGTGGTGTTCTCGAACTCGATGTGCAGCGTGTCGCCCTCGGTGATCTCGATCAGCGGTCCGGGGATCGACGCCTTGCCCTTCTCCAGCCCGTATCCGAGCTGTCCGTCGGCCAGTTTCTCCGCGTACAGCTTGAGATGGCGGACAGCACCGCCCGCGGGGGCCGTCTTCGCCGGGTTCTCGGCGGAGGTGGCCTGCACCGCTCCGAGTGACATCGATGTCACGCCGGTGGCCGCCGCCACGCCCCCGCCCACCAGCATCCTGCGGTTGAAGGTCCTTCGGTCCATGTCGAACTCCCCACTGAGAGACGGAAACTGACGCGCTGCTCCCCTGGACGGCCCACACGGTAGCCGGGGCCCGTGGGTTTATCCACACTCAGGACAAAGTTCGTTCAATTGCTGCCATAGCTATTGGCGAGTCACGAAAAGAGGTCTAGCTTCGGGCGCTGTCGCAGTGACTTCAGAGGTGCGATGACCAAGAAGTGACCGGAGAAGTGACCAAGAGGGGTGGGTGACCACATGCAGCGCACACCACATCACAGGTCCAGATCGCGCCGCGGGATCGCGGCGGCAGTGGCGGTCGGCGGCCTGACAGCGTCCCTGCTCGGCGGCAACGCGGCCACCGCCAGCCCGTATCCGGATCCAGGGCTGAAGGAACGGGTGGCGACAACGTTGTCCCTTCCTTCGCCGCCGGGCGGGGCGAACGTCAGGGTACTGGTGTTCCACGCCTCGGCGGGTGAGGAGCCGGCGACCGTGGACGCGGGCATCGCGGCCATCGAGAAGATCGGCCTCAGCGGACCCGAGGCGGGGCGCTTCAAGACGGTCGCCACCGACGACGCCGGGGTCTTCACCAACGGCAAGCAGCTCGGCAAGTACAACGCGGTCGTCTTCCTGACCGGCGGCGGTGACGTGCTCGACCCGGAGCAGGAGGCGGGCCTCGAGGCCTACATGGAGGCAGGCGGCGGCTTCCTCGGCATCCATGACGCGGCACGCACGGAACCGTACTCGGACTGGTTCACGGGTCTGGTCGGCGCCCGCCCGGCGGCGGACAGTCCGACAGCCGTCCAGCGCGCCACCGTGGAGATCGGCGACCGGCAGCACCCGGCGACGAAGAACCTCCCGCTGGAGTGGAAGCGCCCGGACAAGTGGCTGAACTGGAAGGACAACCCGTCCGGCGACGTGCACACCGTGGCCCGCGTACGCGAGATCACCTACTCCCCCGGCAAGAGCGCCAACGGCTGGGACCACCCGGTCTCCTGGTGCCGTGACTACGACGGCGGGCGTTCCTTCTACACCGCCATGGGCGGGACGGCCGCCGGCTTCGCGGAGACCGACTTCCGGGACCATCTGCGCGGCGCGCTGGCCTGGACGAGCCGCATCTCGCAGGCCGACTGCAAGGCCACCATCGACTCCAACTACACGGCGGAGCGGCTCACCCAGCCCAACCAGCCCGGCACGAACGACCAGATCGGCGAGCCGCACGGGCTGGTCACCGCGAAGGACGGCAGGGTCTTCTACATCGGGCGCGGCGGCGCGGACAGCAGCGTGCCGGTGGTCACCGACTGGAAGGACCCGAACGTCGGCAAGGGCGAGGGCGAAGTTCACGTCTACGACCCCGCGACCAAGAAGGTCACCCTCGCGGGCAAGCTGAGCGTCTTCGGCAACAAGGGCGGCGGCGACGAGCTGGTCAAGGTCGAGGAGGGGCTGCTCGGGATCGAGCTGGACCCTGACTTCGCCACCAACGGCTGGGTCTACCTGCACTACACCCCGCACGCGAAGATCGACCGCGACAAGCAGATGGCGGTGCGGCAGGTCTCGCGCTTCACCTTCGACCACGCCACGAACAAGCTGGACCTGGCGTCCGAGAAGGTGCTGCTGAACTGGCCGGTCCAGATCCACAGCTGCTGCCACGCGGGCGGCGGCATGGCCTGGGACTCCGAGCAGAACCTCTACATCGCCACGGGTGACAACAACTCCTCCGGCTTCAGCGACGGTTACTCGGGCAACAACCCGCAGCCGAACTACAAGGGCGTGTCGTTCGCCGACGCCCGCCGCACCGCGGGCAACACCAACAACCTCAACGGCAAGATCCTGCGGATCCACCCGGAGGACGACGGCACCTACACCCTGCCCGAGGGCAACCTCTTCACCGGCAAGGAGCCGGACGAGGGCGGGGGCAAGACCCGCGGCGAGATCTACGTGATGGGCGTCCGCAACCCGGCGCGCATCTCCATCGACACGTCGACCGACACCCTGTACGCGGGCTGGGTCGGCCCCGACGCGGGCGCTCCCAGCACGACCTGGGGTCCCGCGAAGTACGACACGTTCGCCGCGATCACCAAGGCGGGCAACCACGGCTGGCCGTACTGCATGGGCAACAAGCAGCCCTACCGGGACCGCAACCTGCCCGACCCGTCCAAGCCGCTCGACTGGTACGACTGCGACGCCCCGAAGAACGAGTCGCCCAACAACGACGGCCTGGTGAAGCTGCCCCCCGTCACGTCGAACACCATCTGGTACTCGCCCCAGGGCGGCGGCGTGGACTACCCGCGTGACGCGAACGGCGTCCCCAGCTACAAGGTCGAGGACCAGAAGCAGCTGCTGCCCTGGCTCAAGGGTGGCGGCCAGGCCACGATGAACGGACCGGTCTACCGCTACGACGCGGCGAGCACGAGCGCCGCCAAGTGGCCGTCCTACTGGGACGGGAAGTGGTTCGTCGGTGACTTCTACGACGACACCCAGCCGCGTCACGCCGTGCTCACCGACCCGAAGACGGTCGGCAAGGGCGGTCTGCCCACCCACGCCGAGTCCCTGAAGAAGATCATTCCCGTCGGTGCGAACGGGATCCGCAACCTCATGGACTGGAAGTTCGCGCCGGACGGATCGCTCTACGTCCTGGACTACGGGCGCGGTTTCTTCACCTCCGACTCCAAGTCCGCGCTGTGGCGCGTGACGTACAAGGGCGGCGGTCCGACCCCGGCCGCCGCAGACCTGGCCAGGAAGGCGGCAGCGCAGTGAGACACCCCTCGCTCCTCGCTCGACGGCGGTACGGGCCCGCACGCTGGTGGCTCGCCCTGCTCGGATCGTTCCTGATGGTCCTGGGGCTGGCGTCGACCGCCGCCTACGGGCGGGACGACGACCGGGCGGCGGCCGCCGCAAACCAGGTCCTCAACTGGACCGCCGGTGACCCCATCGACCACTACCTGACGGCGCCGAAGACCGCGGTGGCCGGCGCCGCGACCCTCGTCTTCGAGAACAGCGCGGCCACGGGCAACACGACGGGCATGCCGCACACCCTGACGTTCAGCGTGTCGGACCCGGAGTTCAACAACGACGTCGCGGTCAACATCCTGGCCAACCCCAGTGACAGCGAGGGCGGCAAGCACAGCGTCGACGTCACCCTCACCCCGGGCCGGTACTTCTACCACTGCACGATCCCCGGTCACGGCTCGATGCAGGGCATCCTCACGGTGACCGAGGACGGCGGCGGTGGCGAGGACACCACCGCTCCCGAGACCTCGGCGACCGTGGACGGCGACAAGAACGCGGACGGCGCGTACATCGGCCAGGCGACCGTGACCGTGGCGGCGACCGACGCGGGTTCGGGCGTCGACACCGTCGAGTACGCCGTCGGGGCGGACGGCGCCTGGCAGCCGTACACCGCACCCGTCGTGGTGAACGAGGTCGGGTCGCACACGATCCGCTACCGCGCCACCGACAAGGCGGGCAACGCCGCGGCGGAGAAGAAGGCCGACTTCGCGGTCGCCGCACCGCCGACGGACGACGAGACCGCGCCGGAGACCTCGGCGACCGTCTCGGGCGAGAAGGACGACGCCGGCGCCTACCTCGGCATGGCCACGGTCACCGTGACCGCGTCCGACACCGGGTCCGGCGTCAACACCATCGAGTACGCGGTCGGGGCGGACGGCGCCTGGAAGCCGTACACCGCACCCGTGATGGTGCATGAGGTGGGCGAGCACACCGTCCGCTACCGCGCCACCGACAGGTCCGGCAACGTCGCGGCGGAGAAGTCCGTCGCCTTCACCGTCGTCGAGCCTCCGTCGCAGGACAAGACACCGCCGGAGACTTCCGTGGTGGTGTCGGGCGACAAGAACTCTGACGGCGCGTTCATCACCAGTGCCGAGGCGACGGTCACCGCGACCGACGCGGACTCGGGCGTGGACAAGGTCGAGTACTCCCTCGACGGCGGCCCGTACCTGGTCTACTCGTCCCCCGTCATCGCCGACCGCGTCGGCTACCACACGTTCGCCCACCGGGCGACGGACAAGGCGGGCAACACCTCGGAGGCCAGGCAGGTCTCGTTCACCGTCGCGCAGAGCGGCGGCGTCCCGGCACCCAACTGCCCGGAGTTCGACGAACGGCTCACCGTCATCGTCGGCACGGTCGACACGGGTGTCCCCAACCGGCTCACCGGCAACCGCTGCACGATCAACGAGCTGATCGAGGACGAGAAGGACTGGTCGTCGCACGCGCTGTTCCTCAAGCACGTCGACAAGGTCCTGGACAAGCTCCTCGCCGACGGGGTCGTCGACGCCCGTGAGCACAAGAAGATCTACAAGGCGGCCAAGCAGTCCGGCATCGGCAAGCCGGGCCAGGACGAGGGTTACCGGAAGCTCTTCGACGGCACCGCCGACTCCCTCGCCAAGTGGGAGCAGGTCGGCGGCGGGAAGTTCGGGCTCAACACCGAGGACGGCTCGATCACCAGCTCCACCACGGTGGACGGCATGGGGATGCTGTGGTTCCCGGCCCGGCAGTACGGGGACTTCTCGCTGAAGCTCCAGTGGCGCGACGACGCCCCCGGCGCGGGCAACGCCAACGGCGGTGTCTTCGTCCGCTTCCCGAACGTCCACGACCACCCGGAGGAGTCCCGTCCGGAGTGGGTCGCCATCAAGTACGGCCATGAGATCCAGGTCAACGACCGGCCCGACGGCGACATGTACAAGACCGGGTCCGTCTACGGGTTCGACCGGGTCGGCCTCGGCGGTGCCGGGGTCACGCCCAAGGGCACCTGGAACGACTACGAGATCCGGGTGGTGGACCAGCACTACTCGGTCTACCGCAACGGTGTCCTGCTCAACGAGTTCGACAACAACGGCGGGCAGGTCTTCGAGCCGCCGCGGGGTGACGACCCGGGCACCGACGGCCGGCGGTACGCCTCCGGCTACATCGGGCTCCAGGTCCACAGCACCACGGACGTGATCTCGTACCGCGACATCCGCGTGAAGGAGTTGTAGGCGCGAGGCACACTCAGGCGGCCGTGGCCGCGTGCTCCGGCACGCGGTCGCGGCCTCCTGGGTGCCGGCGGCGCCAGACCCAGAAGACCGTGCAGGACACCAGCGCCCAGGCCGCCAGCACCAGGTACGGGAAGGCGTACTGGTGGCCCTTGTAGTAGACCGCGGTGTGCTGGGCGTTGATCGAGGCACCGGGCGGGAGCCAGCGCCCGATGTGCCCGAGGAGCGAGGGCAGCAGCGGCCAGGACACCGCCCCGCCGGACGACGGGTTGCCGAGGAGCACCATGACGCCCCAGGTCGGGATCATCGCCCACCGGCCCATGAGGGTGTTGAACATCGTGAAGACCATCCCCGACGTGAACATCGTGAACGCCAGGATCAGCCACGACTGCACGAACGGCAGATCGAGGGCGCCGAGCCCCCAGTCGACCACCGCGGCGATGGCGAACCCGCCGAGCAGGGAGTAGGCGACGGTGAACAGGATCCGTTCCAGCGGGTTGAGCGCCCGGGCGTGGACGCTGAGCTGGATCGCCCCGACGAAGCCGATGATGACGGCGGCGAGCGAGATGTAGAAGAGGGCGAGA
Proteins encoded in this window:
- a CDS encoding chitosanase, which translates into the protein MTRLLLLGAPIAVVASILFNVSDSEPPTITGQAAGTGRTGTPTPEAAVQADERAEEIDALPPGLADPAMKETASRLVASAEASTLDWRSQYAAIEDVGDGTGYTAGIVGFCSGTNDMLQLVEAYTEEHPDNPLAAFLPALREVDGTDSHEGLDPGFTDAWRRAAEDQAFRDAQDATRDRLYFEPAVRLAKMDGLGTLGQFVYYDAMVLHGPGVEANGFYGIRDAAMESADTAAEGGDETSYLNAFLDESRSAIKARKVQRDTTRIDTAQRVFLREGNLGLEKPLVWRVYGETFRIT
- a CDS encoding WhiB family transcriptional regulator; translation: MPINTMTDELTWQETALCAQAGPEFFFPAPGSSTREAKQLCNACEGRVACLEYALTHDERFGVWGGLSEKERDRLRRGRRSRG
- a CDS encoding VOC family protein, producing the protein MLDPSFETGAPDWVDLGTPDIDAATTFYNGLFGWELLPGGPETGGYGTYQLRGRTVAGVMTVPEGQGKPSWSVYFQTPDADATARTVEQAGGTAAFPPMDVLDYGRMGGFTDNNGAYFGVWQPGTNPGLGMIMEPGSLIWSELYTPDVPSAAAFFHTVFGWQTNQMSFPGGSYTVVRPAGTDNDESAFGGLVPLDQVPSETAAGPHWLPYFAVDDTDATVSAAERLGGRVTMAATDLPEVGRIATLADPAGATFALIKPAPMP
- a CDS encoding multicopper oxidase domain-containing protein yields the protein MDRRTFNRRMLVGGGVAAATGVTSMSLGAVQATSAENPAKTAPAGGAVRHLKLYAEKLADGQLGYGLEKGKASIPGPLIEITEGDTLHIEFENTTDVDASLHVHGVDYDIASDGTRMNRSHVEPGGTRTYTWRTHAPGRRKDGTWQAGSAGYWHYHDHVVGTDHGTGGIRKGLYGPLVVRRKGDVLPDRTITIVFNDMTINNKAAHESPNFEATVGDRVEVVMITHGEYYHTFHIHGHRWADNRTGLLTGPDDPSRVVDTKICGPADSFGFQIIAGEHVGAGAWMYHCHVQSHSDMGMAGLLLVAKADGTVPGYDPPHHAAGAAEEHGH
- a CDS encoding ThuA domain-containing protein, with product MATTLSLPSPPGGANVRVLVFHASAGEEPATVDAGIAAIEKIGLSGPEAGRFKTVATDDAGVFTNGKQLGKYNAVVFLTGGGDVLDPEQEAGLEAYMEAGGGFLGIHDAARTEPYSDWFTGLVGARPAADSPTAVQRATVEIGDRQHPATKNLPLEWKRPDKWLNWKDNPSGDVHTVARVREITYSPGKSANGWDHPVSWCRDYDGGRSFYTAMGGTAAGFAETDFRDHLRGALAWTSRISQADCKATIDSNYTAERLTQPNQPGTNDQIGEPHGLVTAKDGRVFYIGRGGADSSVPVVTDWKDPNVGKGEGEVHVYDPATKKVTLAGKLSVFGNKGGGDELVKVEEGLLGIELDPDFATNGWVYLHYTPHAKIDRDKQMAVRQVSRFTFDHATNKLDLASEKVLLNWPVQIHSCCHAGGGMAWDSEQNLYIATGDNNSSGFSDGYSGNNPQPNYKGVSFADARRTAGNTNNLNGKILRIHPEDDGTYTLPEGNLFTGKEPDEGGGKTRGEIYVMGVRNPARISIDTSTDTLYAGWVGPDAGAPSTTWGPAKYDTFAAITKAGNHGWPYCMGNKQPYRDRNLPDPSKPLDWYDCDAPKNESPNNDGLVKLPPVTSNTIWYSPQGGGVDYPRDANGVPSYKVEDQKQLLPWLKGGGQATMNGPVYRYDAASTSAAKWPSYWDGKWFVGDFYDDTQPRHAVLTDPKTVGKGGLPTHAESLKKIIPVGANGIRNLMDWKFAPDGSLYVLDYGRGFFTSDSKSALWRVTYKGGGPTPAAADLARKAAAQ
- a CDS encoding family 16 glycoside hydrolase, whose protein sequence is MRHPSLLARRRYGPARWWLALLGSFLMVLGLASTAAYGRDDDRAAAAANQVLNWTAGDPIDHYLTAPKTAVAGAATLVFENSAATGNTTGMPHTLTFSVSDPEFNNDVAVNILANPSDSEGGKHSVDVTLTPGRYFYHCTIPGHGSMQGILTVTEDGGGGEDTTAPETSATVDGDKNADGAYIGQATVTVAATDAGSGVDTVEYAVGADGAWQPYTAPVVVNEVGSHTIRYRATDKAGNAAAEKKADFAVAAPPTDDETAPETSATVSGEKDDAGAYLGMATVTVTASDTGSGVNTIEYAVGADGAWKPYTAPVMVHEVGEHTVRYRATDRSGNVAAEKSVAFTVVEPPSQDKTPPETSVVVSGDKNSDGAFITSAEATVTATDADSGVDKVEYSLDGGPYLVYSSPVIADRVGYHTFAHRATDKAGNTSEARQVSFTVAQSGGVPAPNCPEFDERLTVIVGTVDTGVPNRLTGNRCTINELIEDEKDWSSHALFLKHVDKVLDKLLADGVVDAREHKKIYKAAKQSGIGKPGQDEGYRKLFDGTADSLAKWEQVGGGKFGLNTEDGSITSSTTVDGMGMLWFPARQYGDFSLKLQWRDDAPGAGNANGGVFVRFPNVHDHPEESRPEWVAIKYGHEIQVNDRPDGDMYKTGSVYGFDRVGLGGAGVTPKGTWNDYEIRVVDQHYSVYRNGVLLNEFDNNGGQVFEPPRGDDPGTDGRRYASGYIGLQVHSTTDVISYRDIRVKEL
- a CDS encoding ABC transporter permease — protein: MTDRATGGHGAHGRPPTRREKWEAYKKSPYFPAVVLLFILAAAAGLFAGSYTYAMANPTPHRIPVAVVEGPRTPYAAEFVRGMNKALDASLELHRYPDGAQAEEALEEQKVFAILRSKGKGVVMDVAGASGATVAQLLGETGVKVARTIGVPLTVKDVKPLGEGDPRGLALFYISLAAVIIGFVGAIQLSVHARALNPLERILFTVAYSLLGGFAIAAVVDWGLGALDLPFVQSWLILAFTMFTSGMVFTMFNTLMGRWAMIPTWGVMVLLGNPSSGGAVSWPLLPSLLGHIGRWLPPGASINAQHTAVYYKGHQYAFPYLVLAAWALVSCTVFWVWRRRHPGGRDRVPEHAATAA